The following coding sequences lie in one Musa acuminata AAA Group cultivar baxijiao chromosome BXJ1-8, Cavendish_Baxijiao_AAA, whole genome shotgun sequence genomic window:
- the LOC135588072 gene encoding protein Brevis radix-like 1 yields the protein MLTCIACSKQLGGGHGREGDDVTIGAATPSAGRGIKDLTAQIKEMALKATGAYRHCKPCGGAPEDGLRHLHGDYACSEAASGSDWRTIGSAAWTPRTATSPMMRRELKEISSGERTPSVSGWTEASSAVASTFPEDGEEEEPKEWVAQVEPGILITFLSLPHGGNDLKRIRFSREMFSKWQAQRWWAENYDKVVELYNVHRFNRHAVPLPTPQRSEDESSKDSPVTPPLSKERLPRNLYLTGDAGMGYSSSDSLEQHSSYKYHGHHHTRHACHYYDSGGLTSTPKLSSISGSKTETSSMNASRRTSSSAEELDRYGELSASVSNASDLEREWVEEDEPGVYITIRELPRGIRELRRVRFSRERFGEMHARLWWEENRARIQEQYLR from the exons ATGCTGACGTGCATCGCCTGCTCGAAGCAGCTCGGCGGCGGCCACGGCCGCGAGGGCGACGACGTCACCATTGGCGCCGCGACGCCCAGCGCAGGTCGGGGCATTAAAGACCTCACTGCCCAG ATTAAGGAGATGGCGTTAAAGGCGACGGGGGCGTATCGGCACTGCAAGCCGTGTGGGGGGGCGCCGGAGGACGGGCTGCGCCACCTCCACGGGGACTACGCTTGCTCGGAGGCGGCGTCGGGATCGGACTGGAGGACCATCGGCAGCGCTGCGTGGACTCCGAGGACTGCGACGTCCCCGATGATGAGGCGGGAGCTGAAGGAGATCTCCAGCGGCGAGAGGACTCCGTCAGTGAGCGGCTGGACGGAGGCCTCGTCGGCGGTGGCGTCGACGTTCCCGGAGGACGGCGAAGAGGAGGAGCCCAAGGAGTGGGTGGCCCAGGTGGAGCCCGGGATTCTGATCACCTTCCTCTCGCTTCCCCACGGCGGCAACGACCTGAAGAGGATCCGGTTCAG CCGAGAGATGTTTAGCAAGTGGCAAGCCCAGAGGTGGTGGGCAGAAAACTATGACAAGGTCGTGGAGCTGTACAATGTCCATAGATTCAATCGCCACGCCGTGCCTCTTCCGACACCACAAAGATCTGAGGATGAG AGCTCAAAGGACAGCCCGGTGACACCACCACTCAGCAAAGAGCGGCTGCCTCGTAACCTCTACTTAACCGGTGACGCTGGGATGGGTTACTCATCATCTGATTCTCTCGAACAACATTCAAGTTACAAATACCATGGCCATCACCACACACGCCATGCATGCCACTACTATGACTCTGGTGGCCTCACGTCAACCCCGAAGCTGTCGAGCATCAGCGGGTCAAAAACAGAAACATCGTCCATGAATGCTTCGCGGAGGACGAGCTCATCCGCTGAGGAGTTGGATCGATATGGGGAGCTCTCGGCATCAGTTAGCAATGCTAGTGATTTAGAGAGGGAATGGGTGGAAGAGGATGAACCTGGTGTCTACATCACAATTCGCGAGTTACCTCGAGGTATCAGGGAACTTCGCCGTGTCCGATTCAG CCGGGAGAGGTTCGGAGAGATGCACGCGAGGTTATGGTGGGAGGAGAACCGTGCAAGGATACAAGAACAGTATCTTCGATAA
- the LOC135588073 gene encoding uncharacterized protein LOC135588073: MAAAATEAEGEEVAKLHLPAEIDWEMLDKSRFFVLGAALFSAVSAALYPAVVLKTRLQVCHPAPPSACAAAAAILRREGLLGFYRGFATSLAGTVPARTLYMAALEVTKSTVGTATIQLGVSETTASAVASAVAGLSAAVAAQVVWTPIDVISQRLMVQGHHRLTSKYLGGIDAFRKIVASDGIRGLYRGFGMSILTYAPSNAVWWASYSLSQKLIWSGIGYYLCRLRFGFEEQEYGNSSGGAVKPEYRTVVVVQGLSAAMAGGAAALVTMPLDTIKTRIQVMEGGKEGPMTIGRTVRSLIREGGWSACYRGLGPRWASMSMSATTMITTYEFLKRLSTKKQEGFDI; the protein is encoded by the coding sequence ATGGCGGCGGCTGCGACAGAGGCGGAGGGAGAGGAGGTGGCGAAGCTCCACCTGCCTGCTGAAATCGATTGGGAGATGCTGGACAAGTCGCGCTTCTTCGTCCTCGGCGCTGCCCTCTTCTCCGCCGTCTCCGCCGCTCTCTACCCGGCGGTCGTCCTCAAAACCCGCCTCCAGGTCTGTCACCCCGCGCCACCCTCCGCCTGCGCCGCCGCGGCCGCCATCCTCCGCAGGGAGGGCCTCCTTGGCTTTTACCGTGGCTTCGCCACGTCCCTCGCCGGCACCGTCCCCGCCCGCACCCTCTACATGGCCGCCCTGGAGGTCACCAAAAGCACCGTTGGCACCGCCACCATCCAGTTAGGCGTCTCCGAGACCACTGCCTCCGCTGTGGCCAGCGCGGTCGCCGGACTGAGCGCCGCCGTCGCAGCACAGGTTGTATGGACCCCCATCGATGTCATCAGCCAGCGGCTGATGGTCCAAGGCCATCACCGACTCACTAGTAAGTACCTCGGTGGGATAGACGCATTCCGGAAGATCGTCGCAAGCGACGGAATTCGCGGGCTTTACAGAGGGTTCGGCATGTCTATATTGACATACGCCCCCTCAAATGCTGTTTGGTGGGCTTCCTATTCGCTGTCCCAAAAGCTAATTTGGAGTGGAATTGGGTACTATCTTTGTCGTCTACGATTTGGCTTTGAAGAGCAAGAGTATGGAAATAGCAGCGGCGGTGCTGTGAAGCCTGAGTACAGGACAGTGGTGGTAGTGCAGGGGCTAAGCGCTGCAATGGCAGGTGGTGCGGCCGCGCTAGTGACAATGCCTCTGGACACGATTAAGACGAGGATACAGGTGATGGAAGGTGGGAAGGAGGGACCGATGACCATAGGTCGAACAGTAAGGAGCCTTATAAGGGAGGGAGGGTGGAGCGCATGTTACCGAGGCTTAGGGCCAAGGTGGGCTTCAATGTCGATGTCTGCAACCACCATGATTACCACGTATGAGTTCCTGAAGCGTCTGTCCACAAAGAAGCAGGAGGGCTTCGATAtatga
- the LOC135588074 gene encoding uncharacterized protein LOC135588074 produces MGTREVYEEKLRRGNLHHDPTINPGLGSARCPRCLSLINPNSEKEEWTINSVLHDATFVAGSGAGVMLSAVHGMNIGIPFVQKHVKGPKWLHFLFVIPPLLLYSGASASLGAYVVPRFAQLTVTSYYAASSASHYAVSRATRYIEESHSSQSSRDV; encoded by the exons aTGGGGACGAGAGAAGTATACGAGGAGAAGCTCCGGAGAGGCAATCTACACCATGACCCCACGATTAATCCTGGCTTAGGCTCTGCTCGTTGCCCCCGTTGCCTCTCTCTCATAAACCCTAACTCA GAAAAAGAGGAATGGACCATCAACTCTGTTTTGCATGATGCAACTTTTGTG GCTGGTTCAGGGGCTGGTGTGATGCTTAGTGCTGTCCATGGGATGAATATAG GGATTCCTTTTGTTCAGAAGCATGTAAAGGGGCCCAAATGGCTGCATTTTCTTTTTGTG ATTCCTCCACTGCTGTTGTATTCAGGAGCTAGTGCATCATTAGGAG CTTACGTCGTTCCAAGGTTTGCTCAGCTCACTGTGACATCTTATTATGCTGCTTCAAGTGCATCACACTATGCGGTATCACGAGCCACTCGATACATCGAAGAATCCCATTCATCTCAATCTTCGAGAGATGTCTAA
- the LOC103995481 gene encoding zinc finger protein 8 produces the protein MGEQETHNFMKVSVDSFSELPFIRPGPARENASHTSPAIRLFGIDFATDPDASQDGPSVDPPSSTTETSNTPAAATTTTLTDSGESSRKFECHYCCRKFPTSQALGGHQNAHKRERQHAKRTHLHSAMASQHYHHHHHPSFIADGHVYGYLDYRHLSSFPSASRFDHPPPTHYPSWTSHTGPVTNPAARFYGGLGSASQLINGSPLPGPWRMPVHGSTAGLQGNHPPALPSFGGRDARKMAVEGAGGVGSSSSSSSSLASPNEQGGFDSGSKNSLSLDLHL, from the coding sequence ATGGGCGAGCAAGAGACGCACAACTTCATGAAGGTCAGCGTCGACTCCTTCTCCGAGCTGCCCTTCATCCGCCCCGGGCCAGCTCGCGAGAATGCATCCCACACGAGCCCTGCCATTCGGCTCTTCGGCATCGACTTCGCCACCGATCCAGACGCATCACAAGATGGCCCCTCCGTCGACCCTCCCTCCTCCACCACTGAGACCAGTAACACCCCGGCGGCCGCTACCACCACCACGTTGACTGACAGTGGCGAGAGCTCGAGGAAGTTCGAGTGCCACTACTGCTGCCGCAAGTTCCCCACGTCGCAAGCCCTCGGCGGGCACCAGAACGCCCACAAGCGCGAGCGCCAGCACGCCAAGCGCACCCATCTCCATTCGGCTATGGCCTCCCAacactaccaccaccaccaccaccccagCTTCATCGCTGACGGTCATGTCTACGGCTACCTCGACTACCGCCATCTGAGTTCCTTCCCCTCCGCCTCCCGTTTCGACCACCCGCCCCCGACCCACTACCCTTCATGGACTAGCCACACCGGCCCGGTCACGAACCCTGCGGCTCGCTTCTACGGCGGCCTTGGTTCCGCATCTCAGCTCATAAACGGTAGCCCACTCCCGGGGCCATGGAGAATGCCGGTGCATGGCAGCACGGCAGGCTTGCAAGGGAACCATCCCCCCGCACTGCCTTCGTTCGGAGGAAGAGACGCAAGGAAGATGGCAGTGGAAGGTGCGGGTGGCGTcggctcttcttcttcctcctcttcatctTTGGCTTCCCCAAATGAGCAAGGTGGCTTCGATTCTGGTTCCAAGAACAGTTTGAGTTTGGATTTGCATTTGTAG